From Solibacillus isronensis, the proteins below share one genomic window:
- a CDS encoding MarR family winged helix-turn-helix transcriptional regulator, whose translation MSKYDKQLKAFTVLHRAQTSVQEATKKDIQQHDLNLTEFAVMELLYHKGDQPIQIIGKKVLIASSSITYVVDKLEKKNLVARVACPTDRRVTFVSLTDEGKQMIESIFPSHEEKIASIFDVLSDEELQNFTDYLKRVGHHANKF comes from the coding sequence ATGAGTAAATATGACAAACAATTAAAAGCATTTACTGTTTTACATCGGGCACAGACATCCGTTCAAGAAGCGACGAAAAAAGATATCCAGCAGCATGATCTGAATTTAACGGAATTTGCCGTGATGGAATTGCTTTATCATAAAGGAGATCAGCCTATCCAAATCATCGGTAAAAAAGTATTGATCGCAAGCAGCAGCATTACGTATGTCGTCGATAAGCTGGAGAAGAAAAATCTCGTGGCACGTGTTGCCTGTCCGACAGACCGCCGTGTTACGTTTGTTTCATTAACGGATGAAGGAAAACAGATGATTGAATCGATTTTCCCTTCACATGAAGAGAAGATTGCATCGATTTTTGATGTGCTGTCGGATGAAGAACTGCAAAACTTTACAGACTATTTAAAGCGTGTAGGACACCATGCGAACAAATTTTAA
- a CDS encoding alpha/beta hydrolase — protein sequence MNYIFSKGKEDKPVFLLLHGTGGGENSLLALAEIIDPEASVLSVRGNILEHGMPRFFRRLAEGVFDMEDLAFRTKELYEFIGEKASEYDFDRQNIIAIGYSNGANIAANLLFEYENALKGAVLHHPMVPNHEATVAKQDGTHVFIAAGVNDPICPQQEAIDLERYLTDAGANVTLEWESNGHQLTMNEVQKAKAWYERAF from the coding sequence ATGAACTATATTTTTAGTAAAGGTAAAGAAGACAAGCCGGTATTTTTACTGCTTCACGGGACAGGCGGAGGTGAGAACAGCCTGCTTGCACTGGCAGAAATCATTGATCCGGAAGCATCGGTTTTAAGTGTACGAGGCAATATATTGGAACACGGGATGCCGCGATTTTTCCGACGTTTAGCTGAAGGTGTGTTTGATATGGAAGATTTGGCCTTCCGTACGAAGGAGCTGTATGAATTTATCGGCGAGAAAGCAAGTGAATACGACTTTGACCGTCAAAACATTATTGCGATCGGTTATTCTAACGGTGCCAATATCGCAGCAAACCTGTTGTTTGAATATGAAAATGCATTAAAAGGTGCGGTTCTGCATCATCCAATGGTTCCGAATCACGAAGCAACGGTTGCGAAACAGGACGGCACGCATGTATTTATCGCAGCAGGAGTGAATGACCCGATTTGCCCGCAGCAAGAAGCAATCGATCTGGAGCGTTACTTAACGGATGCAGGAGCAAACGTGACATTAGAATGGGAATCAAACGGTCACCAGCTGACGATGAATGAAGTACAAAAAGCGAAGGCTTGGTATGAGCGCGCATTTTAA
- a CDS encoding thiamine pyrophosphate-binding protein encodes MATMSGGEVVAKMLAKEGVDNIFGIIDGTYFGFYSNLQKNGIELISPRHETSAAHMAGAYARVTNRLGVCMASNGPGVANILPGLVVEEAEANRVLCITSARRTGIMYPDRGGTYQCFDQTSTIKQFAKWSEAVPSFDRIPEMLRMALRKCYEGRPGVVHLDIPENIMNTKVSCELNFWEPSQYRMLELPKASNYQVERTAQLLNSATFPIIHAGSGVIHAGAKKELTEVAEKLQAMVTTSWAGRGAMSEDNPLMMSMVHIETNNNVRNDADVVLVLGSRLGETDWWGKAPYWNAHQTVIQVDLEPSILGANKPAELLIQADIKAFLQELLVVLNRDTETVIDTNRKQMIEKHIESKRAHRKKLNEHTTDKNSPLNPAQIPHMANQIFPKNTPLVIDGGNTAIWSNFYYEVNDEMPLLSTFKFGMLGAGVGQALGAAVAKPEQPVLCIIGDGAMGFHPQEIETAVRNNLHVVYIVLCDKQWGMVKMNQHFALRPIKTMLKKTLDPHESINADLGEIRFDLVAKAMGAHGEYVETFDQLEQALLTSISVGKCTVIHTEVDPVKHMWAPGLRYFKDMHAEPKGK; translated from the coding sequence ATGGCAACAATGTCAGGTGGAGAAGTAGTAGCAAAAATGTTGGCAAAAGAAGGTGTGGATAACATCTTTGGAATTATTGACGGGACGTATTTCGGCTTTTATTCGAACTTGCAAAAAAATGGAATTGAGCTCATATCACCACGCCATGAAACAAGTGCGGCACATATGGCAGGTGCTTATGCGAGGGTGACAAATCGTTTAGGTGTATGTATGGCGAGTAATGGACCGGGTGTAGCTAATATTCTGCCGGGTTTAGTAGTAGAAGAAGCAGAAGCAAATCGCGTGTTGTGCATTACGAGTGCAAGACGGACAGGTATCATGTATCCAGACCGTGGCGGAACGTACCAGTGTTTTGACCAGACTTCAACAATTAAACAGTTTGCTAAATGGAGTGAAGCAGTACCTTCATTTGACCGTATCCCTGAAATGCTGCGGATGGCATTGCGCAAATGCTATGAAGGGCGTCCGGGCGTCGTTCATTTGGATATCCCGGAAAACATTATGAATACGAAAGTCAGTTGTGAACTGAATTTTTGGGAACCTTCGCAATACCGCATGCTAGAGCTGCCAAAAGCATCGAACTATCAGGTTGAACGAACAGCCCAATTACTGAATTCAGCTACATTCCCGATCATTCATGCAGGCAGCGGTGTCATTCATGCAGGCGCAAAAAAAGAACTGACTGAAGTTGCGGAAAAACTGCAGGCGATGGTTACGACGAGCTGGGCAGGGCGCGGTGCGATGAGCGAGGATAATCCGCTTATGATGTCAATGGTGCATATTGAAACAAATAATAATGTACGAAACGATGCGGATGTTGTATTAGTATTAGGGTCTCGTCTCGGTGAAACGGACTGGTGGGGGAAAGCACCTTACTGGAATGCACATCAAACGGTCATACAAGTAGATTTGGAACCTTCCATTCTTGGAGCAAATAAACCTGCTGAACTATTGATTCAGGCAGATATTAAAGCATTTTTACAAGAGTTGCTAGTTGTACTAAATCGAGATACTGAAACCGTAATTGATACAAATCGAAAACAGATGATTGAAAAACATATTGAATCGAAAAGGGCGCACCGGAAAAAATTGAATGAGCATACAACGGATAAAAATTCACCTTTAAATCCAGCACAAATCCCGCATATGGCCAATCAAATATTCCCTAAAAATACACCACTTGTCATTGACGGTGGCAATACAGCCATCTGGTCGAACTTCTATTATGAAGTGAATGATGAAATGCCGCTTTTATCGACATTTAAATTCGGTATGCTCGGTGCAGGTGTCGGTCAGGCACTCGGGGCGGCAGTTGCCAAGCCAGAACAGCCGGTTTTATGTATTATCGGTGACGGGGCAATGGGCTTCCATCCGCAGGAAATCGAAACAGCTGTGCGCAACAATCTGCATGTCGTCTATATCGTGCTTTGTGATAAACAATGGGGCATGGTGAAAATGAATCAGCATTTTGCGCTAAGACCGATTAAAACTATGTTGAAAAAAACTTTGGATCCACACGAAAGCATCAATGCCGATTTAGGTGAGATTCGATTTGACCTAGTAGCGAAAGCAATGGGAGCACATGGCGAATATGTAGAAACGTTTGACCAGCTGGAACAGGCCCTTCTAACTTCTATTTCAGTAGGAAAGTGTACAGTCATTCATACAGAGGTCGACCCGGTCAAGCATATGTGGGCGCCAGGGTTACGCTATTTCAAAGATATGCACGCCGAACCGAAGGGAAAATAA
- a CDS encoding MFS transporter: MGIHPIRFLRIMGLLDGISLITLLLISMPLKYFADLPQVVTVNGSVHGGIFMVYFLAIVIVQLRIQWHIGWSLLSVLVAFIPFGNFLLDNKLKKMQPSLHTKPFPKHWLVYAIIFFSFFDLFVQLPIMSTYALSVGATTFIAGIVVGLYSFMNTFGNIFSGIFTDKIGAFRILVFGLLTSAISLLCYQLVDNATALLIVRCIHGFSSGFITPAAFTLLANMRASNEQGSGSAVTGSFVGIAAIVGPASSGILASKISVPNVLGIVALYGIILLIGLFLFLRKSPLPKRDKQKATEKFNLNSGILKAYGGAFFLMFSQGVLAYLLPIYVQDLGYGSRVSGTLLSVFGIVAVLIFILPTNKIFDYLNPQVTLFAGVLLLGLAQIGIGLTKEMSWLYAILALYGIGFAFLFPSINALLIEATTEQTRGKAYGYFYAFFSIGVVAGSSLLGALDLVGTSGFVFTGTLLFSFCIVVLYSFMKSGAAFVKVQHKEKMHHS; the protein is encoded by the coding sequence ATGGGTATTCATCCGATCCGGTTTTTACGCATAATGGGCTTACTCGATGGGATTTCGCTCATTACGTTATTACTTATTTCCATGCCGCTTAAGTATTTCGCGGATTTACCGCAAGTTGTGACGGTAAATGGCAGCGTACACGGCGGTATTTTTATGGTTTATTTCCTTGCAATCGTCATCGTGCAACTGCGCATTCAATGGCATATCGGCTGGTCATTGTTAAGCGTGCTTGTCGCATTTATCCCATTTGGCAATTTTCTGCTTGATAATAAACTGAAAAAAATGCAACCATCATTACATACAAAGCCATTTCCGAAACATTGGCTCGTTTACGCCATCATTTTCTTCTCGTTTTTCGATCTGTTCGTCCAGCTGCCGATCATGAGTACATATGCACTGTCGGTCGGCGCGACAACGTTTATCGCGGGGATTGTCGTTGGTCTATATTCATTTATGAACACATTCGGCAATATCTTTTCCGGTATTTTTACTGATAAAATTGGGGCATTTCGTATATTAGTATTCGGTTTGTTGACGTCTGCGATTTCGCTATTATGTTACCAGCTTGTCGATAATGCGACGGCACTTTTAATCGTCCGCTGTATTCACGGGTTCAGCAGCGGTTTTATTACTCCGGCTGCCTTTACATTGCTTGCGAATATGCGTGCATCCAATGAACAGGGGAGCGGAAGCGCGGTTACAGGCTCGTTTGTCGGTATTGCGGCAATTGTCGGCCCTGCTTCAAGCGGAATTTTAGCGAGTAAAATTTCGGTGCCGAATGTGCTGGGAATCGTTGCACTGTATGGCATTATTCTATTGATCGGCTTATTCCTGTTTTTACGCAAATCACCGTTACCAAAACGGGATAAGCAGAAGGCAACCGAAAAGTTCAATTTGAACAGCGGTATTTTAAAAGCATATGGCGGTGCATTTTTCCTTATGTTTTCTCAAGGTGTTCTCGCATATTTATTGCCGATTTACGTGCAGGATTTAGGGTATGGTTCACGAGTATCCGGTACATTACTAAGTGTATTCGGTATTGTCGCGGTCCTGATCTTTATATTACCGACGAACAAAATTTTCGATTATTTAAATCCGCAAGTAACATTGTTTGCCGGAGTGCTACTACTCGGACTTGCTCAAATCGGCATCGGTCTGACAAAGGAAATGTCATGGCTGTATGCAATACTGGCACTTTACGGAATCGGATTTGCGTTTTTATTCCCTTCTATTAATGCCCTATTAATTGAAGCAACGACTGAACAGACTCGCGGGAAAGCATACGGCTATTTTTACGCGTTCTTCTCCATTGGTGTAGTCGCAGGGTCTTCATTATTAGGCGCACTTGATCTGGTAGGAACATCAGGCTTTGTATTTACAGGGACATTATTGTTTAGTTTCTGTATCGTTGTGCTCTATTCATTTATGAAATCGGGTGCGGCATTTGTGAAGGTTCAGCATAAAGAAAAAATGCATCATTCATAA
- a CDS encoding TRM11 family SAM-dependent methyltransferase: MTQKYLYSFTWQRDEYDLSRLEMRTFFNFHVEGNVLISQEKIEPSRSPYMRSRLAVFLEANSIEQLVEMAAQLELGQKTYKIHCLNNSSDGIKPKFNRAIRNDYMIRVSSAINAEPELVKPDVVLGLVIHEERYYLGEITYGEAVWLKHMQKPEMYSTALSTRDARAIVNIAVPFPDGLKVIDPCCGIGTVLVEAMSMGIAIEGRDINKRVVWGSQINLRHFGYEPNVEIGPIEEASEGYDVAIIDMPYNLFTHITGELQQSIITNARRIAKRVIIVTIESMDDKIHEAGLTIIDRAVLKKGKFERQVLICE, from the coding sequence ATGACGCAAAAATACTTATATAGTTTTACTTGGCAAAGAGATGAATATGATCTTTCACGTTTGGAAATGCGCACATTTTTTAACTTTCACGTGGAAGGAAATGTTTTAATTAGCCAGGAAAAAATAGAGCCGAGTCGTAGTCCGTATATGCGTTCAAGGTTAGCTGTTTTCCTTGAAGCGAATTCAATAGAGCAACTGGTAGAAATGGCGGCACAGTTGGAGCTTGGACAAAAGACGTACAAAATTCATTGTTTGAACAATAGTAGTGATGGGATTAAGCCAAAATTTAACCGGGCGATTCGAAACGACTATATGATTCGCGTTAGCTCAGCAATCAATGCCGAACCGGAACTAGTAAAGCCGGATGTAGTATTGGGTCTTGTGATTCATGAGGAGCGCTATTATTTAGGCGAGATTACATACGGTGAAGCGGTTTGGCTGAAGCATATGCAAAAGCCTGAAATGTACTCCACGGCACTGAGTACACGGGATGCCCGTGCGATTGTCAATATCGCGGTACCGTTTCCGGACGGATTAAAGGTGATTGATCCTTGCTGCGGTATCGGTACAGTACTTGTGGAAGCGATGAGCATGGGCATTGCGATTGAAGGGCGCGACATCAACAAACGTGTTGTATGGGGTTCCCAAATTAATCTTCGCCATTTCGGCTATGAACCGAATGTAGAGATTGGACCAATTGAAGAGGCAAGTGAAGGCTATGATGTGGCAATTATTGATATGCCGTACAATTTATTTACGCATATTACGGGTGAACTGCAGCAAAGCATCATTACAAATGCTCGTCGGATTGCAAAGCGGGTCATTATTGTGACAATCGAATCGATGGACGATAAAATCCACGAAGCCGGTTTAACAATTATCGATCGAGCCGTATTGAAAAAAGGGAAATTCGAACGCCAAGTTTTAATATGTGAATAG
- a CDS encoding protoporphyrinogen oxidase, protein MVQLHLEVLERCSKETEDTITAESNAFASTPIHYLKDNQGEFIYVECAQFNDIRIDAVALEFDDAFNLYTALFGLKLQKKHGEVIRQYLKDNVKSALGSSSAAFSGQEGLWELNIAVDCIEGFHEKMTITEVCEMLYQFVAQLLSTVEK, encoded by the coding sequence ATGGTACAATTACATTTAGAAGTTTTAGAACGATGCAGTAAAGAAACAGAAGATACAATTACAGCGGAAAGTAATGCATTTGCATCTACACCAATCCACTATTTAAAGGACAATCAAGGGGAATTTATTTATGTGGAATGTGCACAATTCAACGATATTCGCATCGACGCGGTAGCACTTGAATTTGATGATGCATTTAATCTGTATACGGCATTATTCGGCTTGAAACTGCAAAAGAAACATGGTGAAGTAATTCGTCAATATTTGAAAGACAATGTGAAATCTGCATTAGGAAGCAGCAGTGCAGCGTTCTCCGGACAAGAAGGCCTTTGGGAACTGAACATTGCGGTTGACTGTATCGAAGGCTTCCATGAGAAGATGACGATTACAGAAGTTTGTGAAATGCTTTACCAATTTGTTGCGCAATTATTATCAACAGTCGAGAAATAA
- a CDS encoding SDR family oxidoreductase, whose product MNVLITGAGGYLGQQLVLYLLETTNHSIIAADIRKTSPFEVHPNLQYIELDVRSDEAQKYFEQYNVDVVVHLASIVTPGKNSNREFEYSVDVLGTKNILEACVKTNVKRIVVSSSGAAYGYYENNAQWIEETDPIRGNEAFAYSYHKRLVEEMLEQYRSQYPQLEQTIFRIGTILGKNVRNQITNLFEQNMVLGVAKSKSPFVFIWDQDVISCFAKAIDSEVTGIFNLAGDGAVTIDDLGVLLNKKVVKIPAPVIKGSLFVLKRLKLSQYGEEQVDFLRYRPVLNNKRLKEVFQFIPRKSSLEVFEYYWQHRMKELK is encoded by the coding sequence ATGAACGTTTTAATCACAGGGGCGGGCGGTTATTTAGGACAGCAGCTCGTTCTCTATTTACTGGAAACTACAAATCATTCAATAATAGCAGCTGATATTCGGAAAACGTCACCTTTTGAAGTACATCCTAATCTACAATATATCGAATTGGATGTCCGCTCAGATGAAGCACAGAAATATTTCGAACAATATAATGTTGACGTCGTTGTACATTTGGCTTCAATTGTTACACCTGGAAAGAATAGTAACCGGGAATTTGAATATTCGGTCGATGTATTAGGAACAAAAAATATACTGGAAGCATGTGTAAAGACGAATGTTAAAAGGATTGTCGTTTCATCCAGTGGTGCGGCTTACGGCTATTATGAAAATAATGCACAATGGATAGAAGAAACAGATCCAATCCGGGGCAATGAAGCTTTTGCCTATTCCTATCATAAGCGGTTAGTAGAAGAAATGCTCGAGCAATACCGATCGCAATACCCGCAGCTCGAACAGACAATATTTAGGATAGGTACGATTTTAGGGAAGAATGTACGCAACCAAATTACAAATTTATTCGAACAGAACATGGTGCTCGGTGTTGCCAAATCAAAAAGCCCATTTGTATTTATATGGGATCAGGATGTCATTTCCTGTTTTGCTAAGGCGATTGACAGTGAGGTTACAGGCATTTTTAATTTGGCAGGAGATGGTGCGGTCACAATAGATGATCTGGGTGTTTTGCTGAATAAAAAAGTAGTGAAAATACCGGCGCCGGTCATAAAGGGAAGTTTGTTTGTGTTAAAAAGGCTGAAGTTAAGTCAATATGGAGAGGAACAGGTTGATTTCCTGCGTTACCGTCCTGTTCTGAACAATAAGAGATTGAAGGAAGTTTTCCAGTTCATTCCACGAAAATCCTCGCTCGAAGTGTTTGAATACTACTGGCAGCATCGAATGAAAGAGTTGAAATAG
- a CDS encoding bile acid:sodium symporter family protein produces MGIDTIQINFNETALLIMNIVIGFIMFGVALDLQVSDFKRSLKTPKPALIGLACQFFLLPAITFVLVSIIQPIPSIALGLFLVAACPGGNLSNFLTHYAKGNTPLSISMSAISTVLAIVMTPLNTMFWASLYGPTKEMMTSFSISVVDMFTTIFFMLGLPLIIGMYIRKKFPKFAARFNQIMMKLSIVIFVLFVVIMVANNFDAFINNVGAVVWVVILQNLLAICIGYFSSRALKVNERDRRAIAIEVGIQNSGLGLVLIFTFFGGLGGMALVAAMWGIWHIISGLAIATFWSRRAPEAIVTVQQEVQA; encoded by the coding sequence ATGGGAATCGATACTATTCAAATCAACTTTAATGAGACGGCCTTGTTAATAATGAACATCGTCATTGGATTTATCATGTTTGGCGTAGCGCTCGATCTGCAAGTTTCAGATTTTAAGAGATCGTTAAAGACTCCCAAACCGGCGTTAATCGGCCTTGCTTGTCAATTCTTCCTGTTGCCGGCGATTACATTTGTACTTGTCAGCATTATTCAGCCGATTCCTAGTATTGCGTTAGGTCTGTTTTTAGTCGCCGCTTGTCCAGGAGGAAATTTATCGAATTTTTTAACGCATTATGCAAAAGGCAATACACCACTGTCGATCAGCATGTCAGCCATTTCCACGGTTTTGGCAATTGTCATGACACCGCTGAACACGATGTTTTGGGCGTCTTTATATGGTCCAACAAAAGAGATGATGACATCGTTCAGTATTAGTGTTGTCGATATGTTCACGACAATTTTCTTTATGCTCGGTCTGCCGCTTATTATCGGGATGTATATTCGAAAAAAATTCCCGAAATTTGCAGCCCGCTTCAACCAGATAATGATGAAACTATCGATCGTCATTTTCGTGTTGTTTGTTGTCATTATGGTAGCGAATAATTTTGATGCGTTTATTAATAATGTTGGAGCTGTTGTTTGGGTCGTGATCCTGCAAAATTTACTGGCGATTTGCATCGGCTATTTCTCTTCCCGTGCATTAAAAGTGAATGAGCGCGACAGAAGAGCAATCGCAATTGAGGTTGGTATTCAAAATTCGGGTCTCGGCCTCGTACTCATCTTTACCTTCTTTGGAGGTCTGGGAGGCATGGCGCTGGTTGCGGCAATGTGGGGAATCTGGCATATTATTTCCGGTTTAGCAATCGCAACTTTCTGGTCAAGGCGCGCTCCCGAAGCAATTGTCACAGTTCAACAGGAGGTCCAGGCATGA
- a CDS encoding DNA polymerase IV has protein sequence MAARVIFHLDMNSFYASVEQAHDPSLKGKPIAVAGNAKERRGIIVTSSYEARAKGIYTTMTVGEAKRKCPELLLLPPDFPKYRAASAAIFSILRSYTDLVEPVSIDEGYLDVTEQSKSQHPLQLAEEIQQRILHELDLPCSIGIAPNKFLAKTASNMKKPLGITILRIRELPELLWPQEVVTMHGVGEKTAKKLNGLNIFTIGDLAQADERLLIRNLGKNGARLIKRANGIDSRPVDPNAIFDTKSVGNSTTLPRDETEYYILKETFEKLSKSVSERLKVKYLAGTTVTIQIRNFDWQNASRSKTLRNAVNQADEIFEIAWKLFTENWDETPVRLIGITVSNVVDQSELTQQLSLFNFEQHIKDEPILELVETIEKKFGKGAIKRGVRAKSKSYASKTSFSKDFLEDHTK, from the coding sequence ATGGCGGCGAGAGTTATTTTCCATTTAGATATGAACAGTTTTTATGCATCTGTCGAACAGGCTCATGATCCGAGTTTAAAGGGGAAACCGATTGCTGTTGCGGGAAATGCTAAAGAACGGCGCGGCATTATCGTAACAAGCTCTTATGAGGCCCGTGCCAAAGGGATTTATACAACGATGACTGTTGGAGAAGCAAAGCGTAAATGTCCCGAACTGCTGTTGCTGCCCCCTGATTTCCCAAAATACCGGGCAGCAAGTGCGGCAATTTTCTCCATATTACGAAGCTATACGGATTTAGTAGAACCTGTATCGATTGATGAAGGCTATTTGGATGTAACGGAACAATCCAAATCACAGCATCCGCTCCAATTGGCCGAGGAAATTCAGCAACGAATTTTACATGAGCTCGATTTACCGTGCTCCATTGGTATTGCCCCTAACAAATTTCTCGCTAAAACCGCTTCAAACATGAAAAAACCGCTCGGAATTACGATTCTTAGAATTCGCGAACTGCCGGAGCTTTTATGGCCGCAGGAAGTCGTGACAATGCACGGAGTAGGGGAGAAAACAGCGAAGAAGCTGAATGGGCTAAATATTTTTACAATCGGTGATTTGGCACAAGCGGATGAGCGACTGTTAATACGGAATTTAGGAAAAAACGGAGCTCGACTCATCAAACGTGCAAATGGCATTGATTCACGGCCGGTTGACCCGAACGCTATATTTGATACGAAAAGTGTTGGGAATTCGACGACCCTTCCAAGGGATGAGACCGAATATTATATTTTGAAGGAGACGTTTGAAAAGCTGAGTAAAAGTGTATCCGAACGTCTGAAAGTGAAATATTTGGCGGGGACAACGGTGACAATTCAAATACGCAATTTTGACTGGCAAAATGCTTCGCGCAGTAAAACATTGCGGAACGCCGTCAATCAGGCAGATGAAATATTTGAAATCGCGTGGAAGCTGTTTACCGAAAACTGGGATGAAACACCTGTTAGACTGATCGGCATTACCGTTTCCAACGTTGTCGATCAATCCGAATTAACCCAGCAGCTCAGTCTGTTTAATTTTGAACAGCATATAAAAGATGAGCCGATTTTGGAACTGGTCGAAACTATTGAAAAGAAGTTCGGAAAAGGAGCCATTAAACGTGGAGTCCGGGCGAAATCAAAAAGCTACGCCTCAAAAACAAGCTTCAGCAAGGACTTTCTGGAGGATCATACTAAGTGA
- a CDS encoding ring-cleaving dioxygenase, translating into MNHIKGIHHVTAITSSAEKNYEFFTYVLGMRLVKKTVNQDDIQTYHLFFADDKGSAGTDMTFFDFPGIPKGRHGTDEIYKTAFRVPNDAALDYWVKRFDRLKVQHEGIKPLFGKKTLSFVDFDDQQYMLISDENNEGIASGTPWQKGPIPLEFAITGLGPIHVRVSNFDYFKEVLEKVLVMRQTGKEDSLHLFEVREGGNGASVIVEHNTVLQPGRQGFGTVHHAAFRVEDTAVLREWIGRLESFGFGTSGYVDRFFFESLYARVAPGILFEWATDGPGFMGDEPYETVGEILSLPPFLESKRDYIESVVRPIDTVRSTKTIEKEYE; encoded by the coding sequence ATGAACCATATTAAAGGAATCCACCACGTAACAGCCATTACAAGCAGTGCAGAAAAAAACTATGAATTTTTCACATATGTATTAGGAATGCGACTAGTGAAAAAAACTGTCAACCAGGATGATATTCAAACATACCACCTGTTTTTCGCGGATGATAAAGGTTCTGCAGGAACAGATATGACATTCTTTGATTTCCCGGGTATCCCGAAAGGTCGTCACGGTACGGATGAAATTTACAAAACAGCTTTCCGTGTACCGAATGATGCGGCACTGGATTATTGGGTAAAACGTTTTGACCGTCTGAAGGTACAGCATGAAGGTATCAAACCATTATTCGGTAAGAAAACATTATCATTCGTCGATTTCGATGACCAGCAATATATGCTCATTTCAGATGAAAATAATGAAGGGATCGCTTCAGGTACACCTTGGCAAAAAGGTCCGATTCCATTGGAGTTTGCGATTACAGGGTTAGGTCCGATTCATGTGCGCGTTTCAAACTTCGATTATTTCAAGGAAGTACTTGAAAAAGTATTAGTAATGCGTCAAACAGGCAAAGAAGATTCGCTGCATTTATTTGAAGTAAGAGAAGGCGGTAACGGGGCATCTGTTATTGTCGAGCACAATACGGTATTACAGCCAGGTCGTCAGGGATTCGGTACAGTTCACCATGCAGCATTCCGTGTAGAAGATACAGCCGTATTGCGTGAATGGATCGGCCGTCTTGAAAGCTTCGGGTTTGGTACATCAGGCTATGTGGACCGTTTCTTCTTTGAATCGCTCTATGCACGTGTAGCACCGGGGATTTTATTTGAATGGGCAACAGATGGACCAGGATTCATGGGCGACGAGCCATACGAAACAGTAGGGGAAATCCTTTCGTTGCCGCCATTCTTAGAGAGCAAACGCGACTATATCGAAAGTGTTGTGCGTCCGATTGATACAGTACGCTCAACAAAAACAATCGAGAAGGAATACGAGTAA